CGCTGATAGCGATAACATAACGATCGAGAtgtcctcttcttcagtggCCCCTGATAATAATACGGCAGATAATAACAATCCAGATGTAAGCAGGCAACAACGGGAGTTAGACAAGAGACGAGATGCACGGGAAAAGATGCTCGTTAACATGAAATATAATGACAGAGAGAAAGCAAAATCATTCATGGAGTCGAATAAGcaacttctcaaagcaaTGAGGGAGGAGGAGAGGCGAAAGAGGATGACTGCTCTAATAAACGCACCCCCAAGTACAACGAACGTCCAGGTACAGCAATATGGGTCATCTTCCGCGGCTGCCACGACTCCATCAACCGAATTCGCTTTCAAAACAGAGGAACTGTCTCAGCAGCACAGAAAAGTAGGCatatcttcaatgctgAATAACGAGGGATCAGCACTAATACAGGAATCGGAAGAACGCTTAGCGCGCAAAAGGTCGAACGAGAATgatgatcaagatgattATGATGATCTGGACGATGACGAAtatgacgatgatgaccAGCAAGATAGACGAttgaggaaaagaaggtcttcaaattttgccCTATCGCCAAGTGCGCctcttcttgagaaatcACCTAGTTCAGAAAAGGAAACTGGTGGTGCAAACAAAagacaagaagatcagGCATCTTTGTTACTAGCATCGCCCATCGAACTTCTCTGTAGAGATGGATTCTTCTACCAAAGAGACCACCCCAAAGTACCGATAACGACCGGCTCTTACTTGAGATTTAAATTCaaatccaaagaagaggaactGGTGGGTCTGAGCATCAGTCAGAAGGATTTTGTCGATAGCACACGGCATGAAAGAATGAATGCCCATTTTCTGAAACCGGAAATTGACGTCGAAACAGAACAAGCATTCACGATTCTGAGCAAGACTACGCTGACTGAAAAATACGTCAACAGCTTAGAATACTTTCTAATGGAGTTCAGATGGGAGAATAAATTGGTTGGTCTGGGATTGAAGCTCAGAGAATCGAAAAGAACTTGGCAACGACGGAAGGCATTATTCACTTTATTCGAGTTTTGGAGAGATCAATCcagagaaaagagaaactTTGAGAACTACACAATTCTGCATGCGGTCAAGGAGATGGAAAACTATAGAATATTCATCAACAGATCTGTCTCATGGTTTTATAATCACATCACTTTACTCAAGATGATTCTCTACGATCTCTGTGATAACGTCGATACTCAATGGAGAGAGTGGATGTTTAACAAGGGGGAGGCATTACCTATTCTAGGCGTCAACGGTGTCAACGAGGATAATATCAACGAAGCGATTGATAATGTGCTTACTTTAGATTTTCTAGACGACGGAACCGAGAACAACCAGGTCAAATCTTCCAAAGTGGTACCACCAAAAAATTAGTGATAGTAACGCTCGCAAGTTTATTTACAGATTAAACAAAGGCATTTAATGATCAAAACTGTTGCAATATCTGAGCTCGTTCTTATACTACTGCTTGCACGTGATCTTTGTAGTTGGTAGAGTCAGTGGATTTTTCAGCCATCGTAAGCTTATTCTACAACTGGACTTGAAATAGGCGATGAGCAGACAGTTCTAGCCTCTTTTGTTTGCCATGTTGGTGGACTTGAATGTCATTTGGCCTCAGCAAAGCTTCCGTGATGAAGTGACCCCGAAACAGGTCGCAAAAGTGAGAGAGACGCTAAGTACTTTGCATGCCTTAGGTTATACACATGTGGCATTGAACTTTACAGTGAACCATAGTGATAAATTCCCGACCAATGCAAAAGAAATGAATCCAATGAAGATTTCTGAGAGGTTTGGTGATCTGATAGAAGCCACGGGACTGAAGATATACTCCAGGATAACATTGGTCATAGACGATCCCTCCAGAGGCCAGTCTCTTGCCAAGATATCGCAGCACTTCGACATAGTCGCTGCTCTCCCAGTCAGCGAACGTGGCGTTACTTTGGCTACCACAAACCTCGACATCGACCTGCTCACTTTCAACTACGGCCAACGGTTGCCCGTGTTTCTGAAGCACAAGAGCATCTGCAGCTGTGTGAAGCGTGGCGTCAAGATCGAAATCGTCTACGCATACGCTCTGCGCGACTTACAGTCCAGAAGACAGTTCGTCTCAAACGTGCGAAGCGTGATTAGAAGCTCTCGTTCCCGCGGCATAGTCGTATCTAGCGGTGCGCAAACTGCTCTCGAATGCAGAAACATTCTTGGCGTCACCAGTCTCGTCAAGATCCTGGGTCTTCCAAGCGACAAGTGCTCGCGAGCTATGGGTCAGCTCGCCTCGCTGGTGCTTCTTAACGGCAGACTGAGAAACAAGAGTTACAAACAAACAATAGTTGTAGGCGGCGGCGGCGCTGGTTGCGATGTTGTTAACGATCTGCAGGGGATCGACGAAACGCGGACCATCAAATTAATTAAACGAACCAGCATTAACAATAGCAGCGACGACGACAGCACCGACCGCGACCCAAAAAGGGTGAAAATATAGATTCACTTCTATAGCTTCCCCCACCAACTCCATTCTCCAGCGTCGCGACGTATCGTTGCATTGTTGCATATATTCTGTCATTGACACTATTCGTCAAAGGGCTCGCCAAGAATTTTATAGAAGCTTTCGCTACGCTGCATATTTCCCTAAACGGGAAATAAAGTCGCTGATATGCAGCATAGAACAATTTCCCAATTTGGTAGCGTAAAGAATGTGGAACAATTGCCTAATAGGGTAATAAAACGTTTAAGGCACGCCGCGCGTCAGTATTTCGTGTCGTCGATCTGTATCGGGTAAAATAGTTAATAGACGTCTCAGGCTATCAAACGAAAAGTAGTATCAAGTTTCGAGATCTGACAGGTTGAAGCTTTGTCCAGAACCTCACCGTGTTTCAGCTATCATACGCTGCTGTGTCAAACACTTGCCTCTATTGTTCGCGTCTCATATATATAGAAGAGCAGAATTTTGCAAGTCTAGGTGACCTTGAAGATAGGAGGAGCAATTGTAGCGTAGATCACAGATGGCGACGGCAGGGACGTTCAATTTACCGCAGATGAAGTCCATTTGGTTggacgaggacgaagaagctgaaaagctTTACGGACTGCAGGTACAGCAGTTCATGGGACCtgacgacgaggatgacTTGGCGATTACGATGGTTAATAGCGATAAACCATTGCTAAGtaacaagaagaacatcGATTTAGCAGCTTTGGGGAAAAACATCAAAACTTCCAAGTTCTTGTCAACTTCAGCACTGACGCCTTcgaggaagaaagcttcgatcaagaagaaagggTTTTTTGCCCTTTTCAAGAATAAAGAACACCATGTTCTCAAGGACACGGCAAAGATCTCTTCACCATTTGCATTTCAGCACATTTCCCACGCCGATGTCAGAACAGGAttcgaagaagagaggCAGGAGGAGCAATCGGCACAAGCTGAAAATCAGCCCAAATCCAGACCGCTGAGTAGAGCTTTCGTGACTCATTCGACAACAGATTCTTCCAGTGGCTCCGGCGAAGTGAACGAGCGCAAGCGTGCTTCGGCGAGGATGTCCGTATCAACCACGGGTTCCTCGAGATACTCTAGATTCAGCACAACAGGCCGTATCGCCTCGAGTTCGACAATGGCTACATCAATACTACATGAATCGAGCTCGCCACATAGAGCTGCTCTGATCTCTGGCATGGACAAGCTTACGCTGCGAGAAAGGAAGAATAGAGAGTCTTCTGACAGCGGTTCATCGATCAGTTTTCTCAGAGATTACGATTTCCCAGCTCTGATCGAGGTTCAGTCGGCGACAGAGTGTCCCAAGACTCCAACGAAGCGGGACACGATGGGAGATTCCAAGAGACTTGCATCTTCTCCGAATCGGTTGAAGAGGgcgaaatcaagctctCAGCTACTTCGCACACCAGAGATCGAAAACAGATGGTTCAACGAAGAGACGCCAGCTTCTCGAAAATCGCTTGACGATGTACTACTATGTTACCATCAGCCAAGCAATTCTGCAACGCCTTCGCAGATAACGCCGGTCAAATCTTCGGCATGAACAGTACAAATTTCCCAGAGTCGGTCATTCGCTCAAATTGTATTATCGCATTAGCATCTCCGGACATTCCATTCGCTCAACAGTTTATCCATTCGTCATTCACTGCATATACGATATCCTTTTGGATCGTCACGTCATTCACTATGTAATTGTATAACGGGCTCATCACAGCCTGCCTTCAACTAATGTCTTGAAATGTCACCAACGCCGTTACGCTCTTCCAGGTTGTCAAGCAATCTCTTCGTGGCTAATTTGCAGTTGATCAGTTCTTCCACTAGTGGAATAGCACCTTTGAAGCTTGTTTGACATTGTCTTAGCGATGTTGGAACAGAGAAAATGCCACCAAACATTGTAAGAGGTTCCCTATGCCGAGTTTTTTGCAATTTTCTCTGCTTGGCTTGGTTCCTCCTGCGTAGCAATGCCTCTTCATGCAATTTCTCGTCCACtttctcgtcttcatcgGGCATCTCTTCAGATTCGTCCGCCAAGGCCAGTTTTACGATACTTACGCTGCCGTCGTTTTGCCTTTCGACAGCTATTTGACCCTCGTAACACTCGTCCCAGTAATCTGAACCGTACCTGCCCCTCAGAGCATTTTTATTGTGGTAATTGGCTCTTCCAAGGTTCTGAAACCCTTCTCCCATCGTCTTTTGCAGCTGTTCTAGCAGGAGATCGTAACGTGAAAGCAACCTTAGCAGTTCCAGATAATCGGCATCCTCATCCATCACTaatgagcttctttttggTTACCGTTGCTCACTTTGCCAGTATAAGACTTCGCTTACAAGAATCTTTTTAGTAGCCTTCAGCTCATCACTAACCAACGTTATAGAGTAAATCCGACAGATAACCGATCGAAGCAGTTGGTATGACGGATAGACTGACGCAATTGCAAATATGCTTGGACCAAATGATGGAGCAGTTCTGTGCAGCGCTCAATTACATCGATAAGAATCACGACTTTGAACCAGCTAATGAAacagagatgaagatgtctGATCGCCATGCCACAGTGGCACCCCCTGAGGAGTTTGCCAACACAATTGATGAATTATCTACCGATAtcatcttgaagacaagACAGATTATAAAACTGATAGATTCGCTGCCAGGAGTGGACGTCTCTGCAGCAGAACAGCTTCACAAGATCGACGCTCTGCAGAAGGAGCTGGTGAAGGTTGAAAACGATAAGGTTGAGGCTGTCATCAGGAAAgaaaagcttcttgaagatgtgaGCTCTATGATCGAGTTTTTTGTCGGTGGGATAGCTGAGTCTCGACAAGCACTGGTTTCATCAAATGATAGCGCAATAGAGAAGTGATTTTGGCTTACACTCTAACCGTGAAGGATATATGCTATGTATATGCATATTAGGGCACCATACAACAGACGGGTCTTGCACCATGAGTCGACTGCCTTCCACACGAGCAATTGTCCAAAAAATAAGCTTGACACATAGGAGGACATCTTTTGGTCGGCGTGTGGGGAGGCCACGAATGGACGATAATGTAAAAACCATCCCAAGAGGCATTCTACCGCAAAATCCACATGAATGATTGTATTCAGAGTCTTGGATGCTTTTCTAATGGCAGGGCGTCGCCATGGCAACATCTGAACAGCCTGGTAGATGACAAAACACAATGGATAAAGCACCGAGGATATCCAAATGTGGGTAACGTACTTCTGTTGAAACAATTGAAAGGGCCATTTCTCGACGGTTGGCTCACTGTGTTTTTTGAATTTGTTCTCGTAGTAGTTCCACTTGTATTGCCTTTGTACAAGCTCCACCAATAATTTAACAAAGCCAATAACTTTTCTTGCATCTCCTGTGAAGGTTCTGTACTCAATTTTGTCAGTAGCGTTCAGCTGTTCCGTTTCGATCTCGAATAAGGTTCTCGATTCAGTAGGAGACCGTAGACATAAAACTTCCTGCTGATGGAAACCCCAGTTAGGTAGTCTTGTATCATGAGCAAGCATGGTACAACCTTGGCCTTCGTTCAAAAACTTCACAAGCGATTTCAATGGTCTAAGAGCAGAATGCAAAGGATCACCAACTGATACCACAGTCCAGAGCTCATCGGAATTGCCGACATAATCAGCATCTCCTGTGCAGGATATCTCGGAATTGTACTCTTGTTCTGATACTGGCGGTTTCGCCGATGATGCTCTGAGCAGTTTACCTGTAGCGCAATGTCTCAGTCTTACCTTGCCAAAATCATTGACTTTTCTCAGAGAACCATTTTCGTCACTGTGTGGTCTTGGAGGTTCGATACACCATTTATTGTTGtaatcttcctcttgctgGGTCAATGAAACCTGTTGCTCCCCCGATCCAGATGGATATGTATGGTTGTGTGAGTGCAAATATCCGCCCAAAGACTCATGGTGACGAAGAGTGATGACAGATCCGTAATAGAGGTATTCCGGATGCTCAAAGGGGCCTCTGAGGTAGGCTTTGAAGTTTGGGGACATGTATTGGGAGAGTTCGGGAGTGTCATGAGTCCAGCTTAACATCTGAAGACTTAAAGATGACATAAAAACAGCGAATGGAATGATTCCGAGTATAATAACTTTGACAGCAACATATTTGGTCAGATAACGACTGGTTAACGTCGTATCTCCCAGCACATTCCAGAACTCTTTCATAGAAACAATAGAAACCCAAACCCAAGTCAGGAGGCCGATGTACCTTGTAGACGCACCTAATCCTAATGTGACGGCGAGGAGCAACAAATTGCTAAACCACGCCTTTGTGAAATGCCTTGAGCATTTAGCACTTTGCCACAAGTATGATGCCATAGAAAGGAAAAACCACTGGATCACATAGATGGAAACGGATGCGGCTTCGATCTGGAAGATTGGCAGCGATCCTAACGCAATGGCGCCACTAATGGCAAACGGAAAAGACGTATTCACCCTTCTTAGTGTCAGAAACAGGAATGACAAGGTCAATGACGCCACACCAACGGAAATCTTTCGCAGAACCTCTATCTGAAGCGGAAATAGAGACAGTAACTGGATTCCTAACGACGGTAGAATGTTCAGATCAAACTTGCCCAGCTGAAAATACTCGAGAGCATCAACTATCTCTTGCTCTCTCTCAGAGATGTCCCTTGTGAATCCACCAGGCTGTGATTTGATCATGAACAGCCCAAACGATACTGCTATGGTGAGCGATAGGATAGCATCGAGCAGTTTTACTTTACCAACCTCGTTCGACCAATAAGTGTCGACCGGCTGGTATTCTCGGAAGGGTCCTTGGGCCAACTCGACAACGTCATCTTTTCGAACCGTAGATTTCTTGCCAGCCTGCTCAGACATCGGATCCGGTGGAAGCAACTCCTCAGTTTCCCTGTGCGAGAGTTGTGGTTATCCAACGCGAGCGTAAGTGCTGAAGTCCACTGAAGCTTATCGCAGCTGGCAGCGATCTATACACAAAGCGAGATAACGAATCCGCCAATTGAGCTCCATGGCAAACCTATAAGTCCAGTGCAGTGCGTTGACGCAAGCATGTATTTTTGCTCAACTCAGGAGTAAACAGAAATCGGTTGCAGTACCTGTTTCTGGTCCACTATACTCGTCACATCATCTCAACATTGCCTCACCAACCTTTCACCACCTTCAACTCGATTTCTCACATCAAGATATGGGCAAATACTCAATCCTACGTTTTGGTATTACTCTATGGAAACTTTTCAACTATAACAAGTTTCTAGTTCTAATAGTGTAGTGGCTATCACGTTGCCTTCACACGGCAAAGGTCCTGAGTTCGAACCTCAGTTAGAACATGATTTctaattttttttcaaccCCTTCCTTTGAAGTGTTTAGTCCTTGAGCCATagaatcttcttgagaGACCAGTTAAAGAGAGCAAGTCCTTTTGCTTGGTGTTTCCAGTATCATATTCCGTAAGGAGCCGTGATTTTTGGCCTTTATCTCATGGGAAACAAATGTAGACCAAAGAAGGTGAAGGCACCGTACCGGAAGTACGTTGCTGGCCAAGGCCACAGTCGCACTTATGGTTTTACACCAACAACTTCACCTGCCGTCGAAGAAATCTATGGGGAGGAGTGTATTACAGAATTTGCAAGAGATAACGATGTGGAAGGGATCGACAAGGTACAAGAACACTGTTCTAATCGAAAATCTACTGATAGTATAGTGCATTTCAAAGCACGTCAAAATGAATCTATGGGGTCGTTGGACCCATTTCGCAAGACGtctgatgaggaaaaggaGAATTTAGGGGACATGCGGCTTCCTTGGGAGATTCAAGCGTTAATTTTGAAATTTAGCGATGAGCCATTCGATCCTAGCTATTTACTGGTCTGTAAGGTTTGGTATCTGCTATGTTTGCCTTTGATCTACAGACATCCAGCACTGAACTGTAGGAATTTCAACAGTTTCGTGGACGCTGTGATAAGCAAtcgaaagaagaagatagGTGGGTATGTTGAGGAGCTAAATTTGGCATCGATCATGCAGAGCGGAAGGAACTCGTTCGTTTCTAGGTTACTACGGCGTTGTTCTCCCAGTTTGCAAAAATTCACTGCGCCCCAGACGAGTTTCGGATATGCGCCGCTAATATCGTTGAAATCATGCCTTCAGCTCAAGTACCTGGATCTTGGTCTTGTTTCAGAGACGGTGAAACTGGAGCAACTGTTTGCCGCtatcaaaaatttcaagcatCTGACCCACCTTGCGTTTCCCAGGAGCTCGATCAATTGCGACGGGTTTCGCGAGTTCCAATGGCCTGAGAATCTACAGTATTTGAAGCTTAGTGGCGGTATCACCAATGAGTTTGTCCGCGAAACACAGtggccaagaagcattACTACACTGGAGTTTTCTTACTGCCCTAAAGTCGATGAACATGCGGTCTACCGGGTCCTTTCGCAAATTGGTGACAATTTGCAGCACCTTTATTTCCACTACCCTATGCCGTCATTACATGAGAATGCTTTGGACTACGTCTTTCGTTACTCTTCGCGTCTGATCTCGATTCAATTGATGGTCGATTATTGCTCCAGATGGGTCTTCTCTGAACACATGTTGGCTTCCCTGGTTTATCCGCGCCCCTTGCGTACCATTTATCTGGAATGCAGTGGCTCGCTGGGGCTGGCTTCGAAGATCCATCCGGACGACTTCACGATCGCTATTATGGAGTCACGGCTACcttgcttgaagaacatcagCGTTTCTTCCAAGCTCGGATGGGACATGAACAGCGATGACGTTTCGGACTTGGTATCcgtttttgaagatcaaggcgGCAGTTTGTATTTAAGTTATTAATGTTAAGATTAGTTTTATATGTTTTAATGATGTGATGCGACATTCAGAAATGCAAACTACAAGACGTTAATCTCAAGATCGAAACCAAAGGGATAAGGCGAACTGCAGCATGTCAGGTCCCATATATTTCTACAAGTACGTGGTGACTCCCCAAgtattcttcaagagtaAATATACGTATGCGCTGGTTAACTTGAAACCACTGGTCCCCGGCCACGTTCTCATTGTCCCATTAAGAACCCAGGTGGTCAGGCTAAGCGACTTGACTCCGGACGAATCGACTGATTACTTCAACACGTTGCAGCTAATTCAGAAGTTCATCAGCTGGCATTTCAAAGCTGATTCACTGAACATCGCTATTCAGGACGGTCCCGAGGCTGGTCAGACAGTTCCACACTTGCACACGCATATCATCCCAAGGTATAGAACAAACAACATCGGCGACCAGATATACGATAAGCTCGACGACTGGAGATTTCAGAGCTGGGATGAGCGACGTAGCGAGTATTTAGCAATTGGTGGCAGAGAAGGCCGCAAGAAGTTGGCAAAACCCGACGACCAACGAATAGCCCGTTCTCAGGAGGAGATGGCTCAAGAGGCAATGGAATTGGAGCGCCAATTGGCCGAATTCACTGTTACATCGGCTTGAATTTTCTGTTCATGTTTATATACAAGTAAAATGATACATGACTACTCTTTAGACCTCTGTTCCGCTTTCCATTTGGCAATGttctcctttctcttcctctcACCGCCAAAGAACGacttcttgcccttcttgatctccaCAATTGGCTCATTCTTCCTCAACTTTTCCACTTGATGTAAAATATACTTTCGTTGCTGCACAGAGACGcctttctccttcaagtCTCTGGAGTCCCACACGAACAGGTTTTCCCACTTATTCTCGTAGATTTCAGCAGCCTCATCACACTTTCTGCCTATTCTTGTCAGGAAAGTCGCTACATCTGGTATTTGATCTGTAGGCTTTGGAATTACTCGGTTCAAAGTGCGGGAAAGACGCAGCAAAGGACTGGTGGTCGAGACGAACCGGCGGCACAGCATAGCGGTCGAGATCGGTATCCTATTGTGGCAAATGAGCCTCTTGTGAGCTGCTTTTAAGAGTTTATTGTCAAGAGTAACTGCAAAAAAAAGTCTACACACTATAGTGATGAGCTTAAACTAAAGTGCCCTGGGCTTCAAAGGTTGACAATCGCTATGAATACTCCGCTGGACGAATTGCAATGGAAATCGCCTGAATGGATCCAGGCGTTTGGGCTCAGGACCGATAATGTGCTGGACTACTTTGCCGAGTCGCcgttcttcaacaagacTTCGAACAACCAAGTGATCAAGATGCAGCGACAGTTCTCGCAGGTTCCTGGTGAGCCCGTGCAGACGCAGGAGGGCAAGCCACGTCCCAACGATCTGGAGGTTATTGGTGCCGGTCCGGGCCAGCAGCAGGACCAGGATGAATTCGCGTATGCAGATCCCGTGAGAAGAAGCCTTCTAGCCAGGTATCCCGTACACGCAATGTTGGAGCGGGAGCTCGCCAGAATGAAGGGCATCGAGTATGTGCTTGCCTATGTGCGCGAACCGGACTTCTGGGTCGTCAAGAAACAAGAGAGACTAGCGGCGCAACGGATCCGCGTTCTACAGGACTACTACATCATCGGTGCTAACGTGTATCAGTCTCCGACCGtcttcaaaatcgtccAGAGCAGAGTCATGTCTGCCAGTTACCACCTGTCGGAGACGCTAGGACAGCTCCACAGTCTGACGCAGTTTCAGCCATCGCAAGGAGTGCGGTTCAAGCGGCTACAGAACACGACATCGGCGAATCCAGGCGCGGCCAACGGCGCCACCGGCAGCCAGGACAGCGCTCCGGCCACGGCAACTGCCAACGAGCTGCCATCGACTACGAACACGGGACAGACCGCGCAAACGGCGAGAACAGACCAGCTGGACAACAACGGTGCCAGTGCCAGCCGGGACGTGCTAACACCAGAGATGATGCAGAAACTGATGTACATCAGCGCCAGATCGACGCCAGAATACGTTTAAGCGCAGGTCTCGATCATCGCGGACGGTTATGCTGGCCTTTAAAGCGATTTGGTCTCTTAATACACTCCACCACCACAGTTCACTACGACAGCGAAAGAAACAAATCCAATGCAGCTACTAGCCTTTGCGTTATCGTTCgtgctcttcttcaaggcgATTGTGCTCGCCGCAGACCCGCAGATCACCCGCAAGGTCTACTTCGACATCCAGCACGGCGACAAAGAGGTGGGCCGCATCGTCGTGGGCCTGTACGGTGCCACCACGCCCAAGACGGCCGACAACTTCTATGAATTGACCATCTCGCAGGACCCTGC
The sequence above is drawn from the Torulaspora globosa chromosome 5, complete sequence genome and encodes:
- the SUM1 gene encoding Sum1p (ancestral locus Anc_5.333); translation: MIRRIDELPIGNGTIRDVGKGNGLGGKKEESKGNNGVGMFDNSINVLSKEVGTMSEEIKSLEKMFVSRDSTTTASIEQLFATLKTLSHNQTVLENKVDDALKNQLNTDVMVNSINARMNQLSSALSNLSKAVPPGSQGGVMNDSQSSTANSTGNQSRPHSVRRGPGRPRKDGSVGRAGDSSGGRIQVNPVKVSLPTGAVQVSKSKRYFIDPSASSESVSAVKTEAAGKKAVPAIPVKRKRGRPPKKRTVEAVILNHQNASNADEEQVLKTEEEEKSVDNKEEEQEEQNHELPSQESAPAVGSALISPSLSASPPSMSRSSSPSTPIPNLIPSAAVTAETTDIPENEPEEVAQIPAENPIITTRIIGPLARKRLLGAAADSDNITIEMSSSSVAPDNNTADNNNPDVSRQQRELDKRRDAREKMLVNMKYNDREKAKSFMESNKQLLKAMREEERRKRMTALINAPPSTTNVQVQQYGSSSAAATTPSTEFAFKTEELSQQHRKVGISSMLNNEGSALIQESEERLARKRSNENDDQDDYDDLDDDEYDDDDQQDRRLRKRRSSNFALSPSAPLLEKSPSSEKETGGANKRQEDQASLLLASPIELLCRDGFFYQRDHPKVPITTGSYLRFKFKSKEEELVGLSISQKDFVDSTRHERMNAHFLKPEIDVETEQAFTILSKTTLTEKYVNSLEYFLMEFRWENKLVGLGLKLRESKRTWQRRKALFTLFEFWRDQSREKRNFENYTILHAVKEMENYRIFINRSVSWFYNHITLLKMILYDLCDNVDTQWREWMFNKGEALPILGVNGVNEDNINEAIDNVLTLDFLDDGTENNQVKSSKVVPPKN
- the RPP1 gene encoding RNA-binding RNA processing protein RPP1 (ancestral locus Anc_5.332), whose amino-acid sequence is MLVDLNVIWPQQSFRDEVTPKQVAKVRETLSTLHALGYTHVALNFTVNHSDKFPTNAKEMNPMKISERFGDLIEATGLKIYSRITLVIDDPSRGQSLAKISQHFDIVAALPVSERGVTLATTNLDIDLLTFNYGQRLPVFLKHKSICSCVKRGVKIEIVYAYALRDLQSRRQFVSNVRSVIRSSRSRGIVVSSGAQTALECRNILGVTSLVKILGLPSDKCSRAMGQLASLVLLNGRLRNKSYKQTIVVGGGGAGCDVVNDLQGIDETRTIKLIKRTSINNSSDDDSTDRDPKRVKI
- the GIC2 gene encoding Gic2p (ancestral locus Anc_5.331), whose translation is MATAGTFNLPQMKSIWLDEDEEAEKLYGLQVQQFMGPDDEDDLAITMVNSDKPLLSNKKNIDLAALGKNIKTSKFLSTSALTPSRKKASIKKKGFFALFKNKEHHVLKDTAKISSPFAFQHISHADVRTGFEEERQEEQSAQAENQPKSRPLSRAFVTHSTTDSSSGSGEVNERKRASARMSVSTTGSSRYSRFSTTGRIASSSTMATSILHESSSPHRAALISGMDKLTLRERKNRESSDSGSSISFLRDYDFPALIEVQSATECPKTPTKRDTMGDSKRLASSPNRLKRAKSSSQLLRTPEIENRWFNEETPASRKSLDDVLLCYHQPSNSATPSQITPVKSSA
- the VMA22 gene encoding Vma22p (ancestral locus Anc_5.330); the protein is MDEDADYLELLRLLSRYDLLLEQLQKTMGEGFQNLGRANYHNKNALRGRYGSDYWDECYEGQIAVERQNDGSVSIVKLALADESEEMPDEDEKVDEKLHEEALLRRRNQAKQRKLQKTRHREPLTMFGGIFSVPTSLRQCQTSFKGAIPLVEELINCKLATKRLLDNLEERNGVGDISRH
- the SRB7 gene encoding Srb7p (ancestral locus Anc_5.329), with the translated sequence MTDRLTQLQICLDQMMEQFCAALNYIDKNHDFEPANETEMKMSDRHATVAPPEEFANTIDELSTDIILKTRQIIKLIDSLPGVDVSAAEQLHKIDALQKELVKVENDKVEAVIRKEKLLEDVSSMIEFFVGGIAESRQALVSSNDSAIEK
- the PMT7 gene encoding putative dolichyl-phosphate-mannose--protein mannosyltransferase (ancestral locus Anc_5.328) encodes the protein MSEQAGKKSTVRKDDVVELAQGPFREYQPVDTYWSNEVGKVKLLDAILSLTIAVSFGLFMIKSQPGGFTRDISEREQEIVDALEYFQLGKFDLNILPSLGIQLLSLFPLQIEVLRKISVGVASLTLSFLFLTLRRVNTSFPFAISGAIALGSLPIFQIEAASVSIYVIQWFFLSMASYLWQSAKCSRHFTKAWFSNLLLLAVTLGLGASTRYIGLLTWVWVSIVSMKEFWNVLGDTTLTSRYLTKYVAVKVIILGIIPFAVFMSSLSLQMLSWTHDTPELSQYMSPNFKAYLRGPFEHPEYLYYGSVITLRHHESLGGYLHSHNHTYPSGSGEQQVSLTQQEEDYNNKWCIEPPRPHSDENGSLRKVNDFGKVRLRHCATGKLLRASSAKPPVSEQEYNSEISCTGDADYVGNSDELWTVVSVGDPLHSALRPLKSLVKFLNEGQGCTMLAHDTRLPNWGFHQQEVLCLRSPTESRTLFEIETEQLNATDKIEYRTFTGDARKVIGFVKLLVELVQRQYKWNYYENKFKKHSEPTVEKWPFQLFQQKYVTHIWISSVLYPLCFVIYQAVQMLPWRRPAIRKASKTLNTIIHVDFAVECLLGWFLHYRPFVASPHADQKMSSYVSSLFFGQLLVWKAVDSWCKTRLLYGALICIYIAYILHG
- the PFU1 gene encoding Pfu1p (ancestral locus Anc_5.327), whose product is MGNKCRPKKVKAPYRKYVAGQGHSRTYGFTPTTSPAVEEIYGEECITEFARDNDVEGIDKVQEHCSNRKSTDSIVHFKARQNESMGSLDPFRKTSDEEKENLGDMRLPWEIQALILKFSDEPFDPSYLLVCKVWYLLCLPLIYRHPALNCRNFNSFVDAVISNRKKKIGGYVEELNLASIMQSGRNSFVSRLLRRCSPSLQKFTAPQTSFGYAPLISLKSCLQLKYLDLGLVSETVKLEQLFAAIKNFKHLTHLAFPRSSINCDGFREFQWPENLQYLKLSGGITNEFVRETQWPRSITTLEFSYCPKVDEHAVYRVLSQIGDNLQHLYFHYPMPSLHENALDYVFRYSSRLISIQLMVDYCSRWVFSEHMLASLVYPRPLRTIYLECSGSLGLASKIHPDDFTIAIMESRLPCLKNISVSSKLGWDMNSDDVSDLVSVFEDQGGSLYLSY
- the HNT2 gene encoding bis(5'-adenosyl)-triphosphatase (ancestral locus Anc_5.326); the protein is MSGPIYFYKYVVTPQVFFKSKYTYALVNLKPLVPGHVLIVPLRTQVVRLSDLTPDESTDYFNTLQLIQKFISWHFKADSLNIAIQDGPEAGQTVPHLHTHIIPRYRTNNIGDQIYDKLDDWRFQSWDERRSEYLAIGGREGRKKLAKPDDQRIARSQEEMAQEAMELERQLAEFTVTSA
- the FYV4 gene encoding mitochondrial 37S ribosomal protein mS41 (ancestral locus Anc_5.325) → MLCRRFVSTTSPLLRLSRTLNRVIPKPTDQIPDVATFLTRIGRKCDEAAEIYENKWENLFVWDSRDLKEKGVSVQQRKYILHQVEKLRKNEPIVEIKKGKKSFFGGERKRKENIAKWKAEQRSKE